The genome window TTCGCTTTGGATATGGGGGTCTCAGGCGCCGGCCTTGCCACCGCGATGTCCACCGTCACTTCTGTATCCGTGATGCTTTACTTCTATCTCTCGCGCAGAACCACGATTCCTCTCACCTTCAAAGGGTACCGCTTCGACCGCAAGGACATGTCGGAGATACTGTATCTGGGCATGCCCAAGATGGCCGAGATGTTTCTCATGGACGCTATGGATGCGCTCAACCGCACCTTCCTCATCGTCTGCGGAGGCATCGATGCCGTGACGCTGTTCTCGGTTCCGTTCCGCGTCGTCATTCTCGTGGCCATGGTGCCGAATTCATTCGCGATGGCCATGACTCCGGTCGTCTCCGCCAATCTTGGGGCCGGGAAACCCGATAACGCTGTTTTCGCGTATCGCATGTGCATGAAGTATGCGCTGGGGATATCGGTGATCCTCGTGGCGCTGTGCATAATATTCGCGCACTATCTGATGCTGCCGTTCACCGTATCCGATTCGATGGAAGCGCTCAGGCCGGAGCTCGAGACAGTCCTCCGCATATCGGTGCTTATGGCTCCGACGATGTCTGCGGCGATGATATGCAGCGCGATGATGCAATCGATGAAGAAGCCTTTGGCAGCGCTCGCCGTCACAACCATACGTTCTGTGGCGACCACCGTGTTATTCGCTGTTCTGTGCGTCACGTCGGTGCCGATCATGTGCACAGGGATGGTCGTGGCAGGGGTGATTGCGGCTGCGGTGGCTTTGACACTTGTCAGCAGGTACGTCAGGAAACTGCCCGGATATGCGGCGCCCAATCGACGATTCGAGACGAAAACCTGGTCTTGAATAAGTTGAAGAGAAACTTATGATAGCTTTAATTACAGGGACGGCTTGGGCCATCGCGTGTCAAGGCGTTCGATGTTGTCTGCTATCATAGTTGTGGCTGTCCTAGCTTTGGCTATGGCGGCGATGGAATGCGATGCCTCGGACGATCGGAAAAACTATGGCCCCATGGAACAGGGAAATCCTTTGGGCAACCCCCCGGCGGATAATTTCCAAGCGATGGGCAATAGGGTTTCCGAGCCTTTAGGCCATCCGCCAGCGATGGATAACGGCAAACCGAAAGAGCCTGCGCACGACGGCCCGGTCTTAGTATTCGACGCATCGGGGATACCGCTCCATGAACCGGATAGGATCAGAGGATTCGCGGATGCCCTGGAGAAAAAAGAAAGGATGGACGATGAAAACCATTCTTTCGCGATACTAGATCCTTCAGCGGACCCGAACCGCGGCGATGCTCTGCTCAAGACGTTGGAATCGATGGGATTCCAGGTGGTTTCTAGCGTCCAAGAGATAGGAAGCCAGTATTCTTTGCTGGAGATATCGGCTGATGTCGATGCCAGCAGCGCAGCTCTTTACAGATTCCTCCAATACATGGATTCCAGCGAGGCCGAGCTTTGCGACCTGATATACAGCATGATAAGGGAGATGGAAGGCCGCTCCTCTGACGAGAGGTCTGCGTTCCCATCGCGCGAGGACGAATCGCTGGTTCCCGACGTTTCGGATTCCTCTGTGGAAGGCGAGGATGATAGGGACGAATCAGAAACCGTCTATGTCGATCTGATGCGGCCCTCCGCCGTTGATGTCTATCTTCGTGCCCAAGTTTTCGACGGCGGTACCTTCTTTTCACTGTGATCGCCAATTGGATGCCAGCGTGCAGCCGTTGCGATCGCGTTTTTTTCGGCCATTTCGGCTCAACAGTAACGGACAGATCCGCTAATTCCATCATCATATCATAAACCCTTTAAAAAAATCAAAAGAAGGTAAGAATGGGAATGTCAAACAAATCATTGGCCCTTGCAGCCATACTGGCGGCGATCGCCATAATAGCCGTTGCCGCCTTCGCTTTAGCAGGGAACGGCAATGGGGACGATGGCACATCGATCTCCCTTGATGCATCCAGCGTATCCATGGAAACCGGCGATACCAAATCTCTGACCGCAACCGTAACCCCCAGCACCTGGAAAGGGACCGTGAATTGGTCTTCTTCCGACGAATCCGTAGCCACGGTTGATTCCTCAGGCAAGATAACCGCAGTGTCAGCGGGAAAGGCGACCATAACGGCCAAGGCCGATTCCAGCAGAGCGACATGCGAAATCATCGTAGCAGACGCCAGTGTGCCGACCGCCGCCATCTCATTGAGCAGCGGGGTTTTGTCGCTTAATGTCGGGGATACTGCAACTTTGACAGCCGCAGTCACTCCCAGCGACTCTTCCGACGTTCTGACCTGGAAATCCTCCGACATTTCCGTCGCGACGGTATCGTCCGATGGGAAGGTAACCGCGATCGCGGCAGGGTCGGCGACCATAACCGCGACATACGGCTCTGTGAGCGGGGCCTGTGAAGTCACAGTCAATCCAATCACCGTCGAGACCGATTCGATCTCTCTCAGCGATTCTTCCTCAACTTTGAGCGTAGGCAAGACTCTGACTCTGGCGGCTGCCGTAATGCCCAGCAATTCCACGCAGCCCGTATCATGGGTGTCCTCCGACGGTTCCGTCGCGGTAGTTTCGTCCGATGGGAAGGTAACCGCTATCGCAGCGGGAACAGCGACCATAACCGCAACCTCTGGAAGCCATTCGGCGACCTTCGATGTGACAGTCGTGAAAGATTCATCATTGAGCGTCCCGTCCATAGACGGGCTCACCATAACATGCAAGTCAGGGACCGCGGACATAGTTGCCTATTCCCTAGATTCTTCGACCGGAGAATACACAGTCACTTTCGGCGCCATATCGGAGAATACCGAATACACAATGGAAGGGAACCTCAACGGAAACGTCGTCATCGACGTCGACGAAACCGAGACTTATGATTTCACCCTGAATCTCAGCGGCGTCAGCATAAGGAGCGAAGTCGAGTCCCCGATAGTTATCTATTCCGGCGACAACGTCGACATATCCGCCTCCAAAAACACTATCAATACCATAACTGACGCCCGCGAAGCCGTCGATTCGGACGTCGAGGGAGTTTATTCCGGGGCGATACATTCCAAGGTCGATCTCAAACTCAAAGGCAAAGGGACTCTTACCGTCACTTCCGAGAACAACAAAGGCATCCACAGCAAGAACGACCTCGAAGTGAAGAACCTGACCCTGACCGTATCGTGCATCGACAACGCTCTCAAGGGCAACGACAGCGTCACCATCACTTCCGGGACGATAACTCTGTATGCCAGGCAGGGAGACGGTATCAAGACCTCGGATTCCGACACCAAGATCAAGAGCGATGGAAGCACCGCTCAGAGGGGCATAGTGACCATCAACTCCGACGACGGGAACACCAGCCTGACCATATATGCGGCATGCGACGGAATAGATTCGTCTTATGACGTCGTGATATGTGAGACAAAAGGCAATTCGCTGAGTCTGAACATCTATACGGATGCCTATTACAGCGGCGCCGAGACCGTATACGACAGCTCCGACGATACGTTGTACCTCAAGGTCCCGTCCGGGCTGTACAGCAGCTCATACACGTACTATGCGCAGTTCTCTGACGGATCCTCCACCGAATGGGTCAAGGCTTCGTATCTGAAGGCCGAAACCGGCGGGACGGGATTCATGGGCAGAACCACCGCCTATTACTACTACACCCTGGAGAAGCCTTCCGACGCTGCCAAGGTCACGCTTTACATCTACAGCGGCACCCCATCGTCCGAGGCCTCTTCAGACTGGAAGTATTCCTCATCGCAATACAGCCTGAACTCCGCCAAGGATATGCTCGTCCTGTCCAGCTTCGGATCGTCTTCAATCAACATCTCCCTGGGCTCATACTCCGCCTCCAGCGGTTCCGGTCCGGGCATGGGATGGATGCAGGAGGGCAACAGCAACAAGACCTCCTACTCCGCCAAAGGGATCAAGGCAGCCAATTCCATCTCGATAGAAAGCGGGACCATCGCCGTATCCGCCGGTGATGACGCACTCCACGCGAACCATGATGATGCCATCGACGCCGACACCAAGGACAGCTATGGGTTCGGAAAAGGAGACATCACCATCAGCGGAGGAGATATCACTCTGACCAGCAACGATGACGGCATCCACGCCGACGGGACACTTACGATAACCGGCGGCACAATAGCCGTGAAGAATAGCTACGAGGGTCTCGAGGGAGGGACGATAGACATCTCCGGCGGGAGCATAACGATATCGTCCATTGACGACGGCATCAACGGGGTCGCCACCACCAATGAGGACAGGGGCACCGTCACCGCCGTATACGGTTACGTCAGGATCTCCGGAGGATACATCTATATGGTCGCGGGAGGGGACGGCATCGATTCCAATTGCTCCTTGGCCGGCGGCCTGACGATCTCCGGCGGAAAGGTGGTAGTGATTTCCACCAGCTCCGGAAACTCCGCGATCGATTCCAATGCTACGTACAAGTACTCCGGCGGTTACGTGCTCGCCATCTGTCCCCGCGGCATGACACAGGAAATGTCCAATGTAAGCGGCGGCGTTTACAAAGCAGCTTCCGGCAGCCTGTCCGCTTCGACATACGTGAAAGCGGATTACGGATCCGATGAGACATTGGTGGTCAAGATGCCGGTCAGCATAAGCAACGCATACGTGTTTGCGCTGTATTCCAGCGCCCCGACCATAACTGTATCTTCGGACAGCAGCTATGCCCTAGATTCCAACGGCGTATACTGGTCGTCCTGATCGCATAGCCTTTTAGCTGGGGGACTTCCCCCAGTATCTCCATAAAATCGATAATCTGAACCTATGTTTGCTCCGCCTTTTTAAAACCAACGTTTAAATATCACATATAAAGTAGGGGGCATCCAGTGGGCTGGTAGATCAGCTGGAAGATCGCTTGCTTTGCAAGCAAGAAGTCGCGCGTTCAAATCGCGCCCAGTCCACCACTGCTTCTTCGAAGTTCGTCTGAAATCGGCGCAATTTTTTAATCTCCATTGTATTGACGGCGCATGGAACTCTTTGAATATGCGATAGTCGACGCGCTGATCCTCTTCGCAGTGGCGGCGGTCTTCGCATACATCCCCTTTCGAATAAACGAGAAGCCCTCCGCGAAGAGTTGGAGCTTGGTTCTCAGCGCCGGGCTGATGATGGGCGTCCTATTCTTCATGATGATACCGGAGGCTCTGGAGCACGGAATATACAGCGGGGTTTCTGTCGACGAATGCATGAACTATATTCTGGCGGGGTTCCTGATGGTTCTCCTTCTGGGGTATGTGCTGTTCGTCTTGGAGAGGAATTCCAAGGAGAACAGCGTCAGATCCCTGTGGATCGGGTTCTGCGTGGACGTTTTCATCGACGGCATCGTAATCGCGGCGGGACTTCTGGCCGGCGGGAGCACAGGGATCGTGGTCTTGTTCGCAATGTGCATGAACAAAGCCACAGAAGTTTTCGCGCTCTCCACCCAGATAGTTTCGAATGCTTCCCACGATTCGGCCAAGAAAATGATGGTGATCTACGTCATTCTGAATCCCATCGCGGTGATGGTAGGCTATTTCGGCCTTTCCGGCGGCCCAGGAGACATCACAAGCCCCGCGCTTTGCTTCGCGTCCGGGATATTCATGTACGCCGCTCTCTCTGAG of Candidatus Methanomethylophilaceae archaeon contains these proteins:
- a CDS encoding MATE family efflux transporter, with translation MSIFARSDPERDTAVMLGDPRKAILVTVIPFFISIVAGQINMLADLAWCSALGSESVSAIQSVTPLYWVIFDVGLGIGLGCNVIIAHRIGFGDREGAKRIIAQGVVLSIAIAFALAPLVYLLISPMLSFMGAPELIAMSTQYLTPIIIFNAFQVLSPTLSGFLRGEGASNKSNLALLIGTLVNIALDPIFIFALDMGVSGAGLATAMSTVTSVSVMLYFYLSRRTTIPLTFKGYRFDRKDMSEILYLGMPKMAEMFLMDAMDALNRTFLIVCGGIDAVTLFSVPFRVVILVAMVPNSFAMAMTPVVSANLGAGKPDNAVFAYRMCMKYALGISVILVALCIIFAHYLMLPFTVSDSMEALRPELETVLRISVLMAPTMSAAMICSAMMQSMKKPLAALAVTTIRSVATTVLFAVLCVTSVPIMCTGMVVAGVIAAAVALTLVSRYVRKLPGYAAPNRRFETKTWS
- a CDS encoding carbohydrate-binding domain-containing protein, producing the protein MGMSNKSLALAAILAAIAIIAVAAFALAGNGNGDDGTSISLDASSVSMETGDTKSLTATVTPSTWKGTVNWSSSDESVATVDSSGKITAVSAGKATITAKADSSRATCEIIVADASVPTAAISLSSGVLSLNVGDTATLTAAVTPSDSSDVLTWKSSDISVATVSSDGKVTAIAAGSATITATYGSVSGACEVTVNPITVETDSISLSDSSSTLSVGKTLTLAAAVMPSNSTQPVSWVSSDGSVAVVSSDGKVTAIAAGTATITATSGSHSATFDVTVVKDSSLSVPSIDGLTITCKSGTADIVAYSLDSSTGEYTVTFGAISENTEYTMEGNLNGNVVIDVDETETYDFTLNLSGVSIRSEVESPIVIYSGDNVDISASKNTINTITDAREAVDSDVEGVYSGAIHSKVDLKLKGKGTLTVTSENNKGIHSKNDLEVKNLTLTVSCIDNALKGNDSVTITSGTITLYARQGDGIKTSDSDTKIKSDGSTAQRGIVTINSDDGNTSLTIYAACDGIDSSYDVVICETKGNSLSLNIYTDAYYSGAETVYDSSDDTLYLKVPSGLYSSSYTYYAQFSDGSSTEWVKASYLKAETGGTGFMGRTTAYYYYTLEKPSDAAKVTLYIYSGTPSSEASSDWKYSSSQYSLNSAKDMLVLSSFGSSSINISLGSYSASSGSGPGMGWMQEGNSNKTSYSAKGIKAANSISIESGTIAVSAGDDALHANHDDAIDADTKDSYGFGKGDITISGGDITLTSNDDGIHADGTLTITGGTIAVKNSYEGLEGGTIDISGGSITISSIDDGINGVATTNEDRGTVTAVYGYVRISGGYIYMVAGGDGIDSNCSLAGGLTISGGKVVVISTSSGNSAIDSNATYKYSGGYVLAICPRGMTQEMSNVSGGVYKAASGSLSASTYVKADYGSDETLVVKMPVSISNAYVFALYSSAPTITVSSDSSYALDSNGVYWSS
- a CDS encoding ZIP family metal transporter, translating into MELFEYAIVDALILFAVAAVFAYIPFRINEKPSAKSWSLVLSAGLMMGVLFFMMIPEALEHGIYSGVSVDECMNYILAGFLMVLLLGYVLFVLERNSKENSVRSLWIGFCVDVFIDGIVIAAGLLAGGSTGIVVLFAMCMNKATEVFALSTQIVSNASHDSAKKMMVIYVILNPIAVMVGYFGLSGGPGDITSPALCFASGIFMYAALSEMVPQTFEGDGRFNYRTIAVFSAGIALALLLKLVTDGM